Genomic segment of Shewanella sp. OMA3-2:
CCGCTTCATCTTTCCAAATACCTGTATTATCAACAATTAATGCATTCTGGATGCCATATTGTGTGTAATCAACTTGATCTGGTGAATTGGCATAAATTATTTGTATATAAGTACCATTGGCAATAATGGCATTATTTTCTTCATCTACTTCAACAGAACCATTAAAGGGACCATGTACTGAGTCACGACGTAATAAACTTGCACGCTTCTCTAAATCGCCCTTTTTGCCACCACGTAATACAATCGCGCGCAAACATAATTTATTGCTCTTACCTGTGCGTTCAATCAATAAACGCGCTAATAAGCGGCCAATACGGCCAAAGCCATATAGGACAACATCACGCGCAGGTGTGTCATCACCGTAATTAATCCCAGCAGATAACTCGGTAGCCATATAAGCTTCTATTTGGCTAGCATCACTGTGATCTCGCCAATAATTAACCGCTAACTTACCGATATCCACTTTACACTGCTTGACAGCAAGCTTGCTAAGAGCTTGAATAAATGGGAAGCTTTCACGTAGTCGTAATTTATCACCTACATGACGACGAACCAAACGGTGCGACTTAATGATTTCAATGGTTGATGCGTTTAATAATGGCTTACCATAGACCACAACTTCGACACCTTGGTTACGATATAACTTACCAAGTAAAGGTTGCATGGCCTCAGCCATTTCAAAACGTTCTTGCCAACTTTGTAGATGTTTATCTGCGCTCATGTAGGGTTCCTTTATCTCACTTTTCTTTAAATATTTTTAGAAAGGTTTGAGTAACAAAAAGAAAAGACCAATAATTAGTTCATTGATGGGGGAGTATCCCCGCTAGGTCGGCGTCATTGTAATGAAATCAGCAACATTTCGCCAGTAACTAATTTTCGCTAAACCTGTAATTTTATTAGACAATTACTCGCCAGGAGCCTCTTTTGAAGCAAAATCTAGTAATAATTACATCATTTAGTATTTTTATGGGATTTTTAGGCCTTTTAGGCTGTGAAAATGACCGAAATAGTGACGTAATTTGTAAAAATAATTCTGAAATTTGTGCTGATCTACACCAAGATAGTTGGTGTCGGTTTGAAAAAACCAATCTAATCCGCCACAGGCTACAATTAAAGCAAACCGAAACCCCAAGTGGTCAACAACTTTACCAACAACTCTTACATCTGGAAAACTACAGTAACTGTGTCGAATTAGCCGCTGGGGTTCAGCACATATTAAATCCGCAGCGCACCCAAGACCGTGTAAGAGCCTATGCTGTCAGTACCCAAACTTTGAGTGAATTACGTGATTACACTAATGACAACCCTGATATTTACTTGGCTTATTACCGCTGGATACGTTTCAACGATAAACCTTCCCAAGATATTGTTATCAAACACTATCAAGATGGCACTATTGACGATCCAGAAATACTGAGTCAATTAGCTGCCTATTATGTTCGGGTATCTCCGCCCGATGCCAAACGTATATACCGTTATTTATTTACATCCGTTAATGCAGAGCAATTTAATCCTGACTGGTTGTTAGGTTTGGCCAGTATTTTTCAGCAACAACAAAATTTTGAATACGTATATCTGTTTACCAAGGCCAATTCGCTAATGACAGATAATCAAGTTGATCAAAAGCAACTCAACGGATTAATCAATAGTAATACTGAATTAGCGACAGTTTTAGATACACAAGCGCAAGTCTTAATCAGCGACATACAAAGCCCAAATTTTGCCAATTCAATCAGTGCTCAGTTATTAGAAGACAAATAAGTAATCCATAGGTACTTTCAAATTTTCGTTTAAAAATGACACCAAATACGCAAACTGGATATAAATTACGACATTTTTAGGCCTAATAACGCATTTCAAACCGATTTAACTTGACGAAAGCCGTCAATTTGGTAATTTTACAACCAGGCGATTTACCTGCCATCAAATTTATTTTCAATTGAGGGATATGCTATGACTATCCGTGTTGCAATTAACGGTTACGGCCGTATCGGTAGAAATGTTTTACGTGCACTTTATGAAAGCGAAAAAGACTACCCAATCGAAATCGTTGCGTTAAACGATTTAGGTGATGCGTCAATTAATGCCCACTTAACTAAGTACGATACTGTACACGGTCGTTTCAACGCTAAAGTTGATCATGACGATGAAGCTATCTACGTTAATGGCGATAAAATATTAACTTTCCAGGAACGTGACCCATCAAAGTTACCTTGGGCTGAGTTGAAAATTGATGTTGTGTTTGAATGTACCGGCATTTTCACATCTAAAGAATCAGTACAATCACACCTAAATGCAGGTGCTAAAAAGGTCCTTATTTCTGCACCAGGTAAAAATGTTGATGCAACTGTTGTTTACGGCGTAAACAATGAAGTGATAACCGCGGACATGACAGTGGTTTCAAACGCATCTTGTACGACTAACTGTTTAGCGCCAATTGCTAAGCCGTTAAATGATGAGTTGGGTATTGAGTCAGGTTTAATGACCACAATCCATTCATACACTAACGATCAACGTTTATCTGATGTATATCACACAGATTTGCGTCGTGCCCGTGCCGCTGCTATGTCAATGATCCCAACTCAAACCGGTGCTGCTGCTGCTGTGGGTTTAGTGGTTCCAGAGCTTCAAGGTAAATTTGACGGTTTAGCAGTACGTGTACCGACCATTAACGTATCTTTAGTTGATTTAACATTCTTAGCATCTCGTGAAACCACGGTAGAAGAAGTTAATGCTATCATCACACGCGCTTCACTAAAGGCACCAATGTCTGAAGTGCTAGCCATAAATGAAGAGCCATTAGTGTCTATCGACTTTAACCATAACCCTTTCTCTTCTAATTTCGACGCAACACAAACACGTGTTAACGGCCGGTTAGTGAAAGTGATGTCTTGGTATGATAACGAATGGGGTTTCAGTAATCGCATGTTAGATAATGCAGTCGCATTAATGAACGCTAAGTAATCTATCTTTAGATTAGGGCCTGTTAGTCTTTCAAAGTTGTTTTTGTAGCGAAAACGTTTTACTCGAACATCATTCAACCAGCAAAGATCAATAGCCCCTACTATGCTAGATTTAATTTAGAAGCCTCACATATGTGAGGCTTTTTTGTAATTTATTAAAAAATGGATCTTGTTAAAATCACTGCTTGTATCGATAACGCATCAAGCATCACTCATATCTCAATCCAATTGGTCATCTTTATTTAACCACGTCATTTAGCGCATCGACTAAAGTTGAGTAAATAACACACTGAACACCATCAGGTTTGAAACCCGCTTTAGCTAAAGTTTTAAGTGGTTGAAATTGAAAATCAGCTAGTAATACTCGAGTATTGTTTTGCTTACATTGAGCAATAAATTTATACAGCGCAGCCACACCACCAGAATCCAGAATAGACACACCGTCAAAATACAGCACCACCCCCTCTTGCTCGACACTTAAATGGGTTAGTTCAGCAAACACACTGTCAGCAGCGGCAAAAAATAGTGGCCCATTAATTTTAAACACTTTCCAGCGCGATGGTAACTCAACATGAACATGCTTGTGTTGCTTGCTAATATCTTGCACCTTGGTCATGTCGGCGACTTGTTTCATGAACAGTAAAGATGCCAAAATAATCCCAGCACTAATAGCAATCACCATATCGAAAAAGATAGTCAATAATAAGCACACCAATAAAACTAATACTTCGCTGGTTGAAGCTTGTTTGACTAAATGTATTATCTTAGGCGCTTCGCTCATATTCCATGCCACCATGATAAGCAAAGCCGACATACCTGCCATTGGGATGTACGCCAGAATAGTACTGAGTGATAATAAAGACACTAATACCACCAACGCATGGATTATTGCTGCAATAGGGCTTACCGCCCCCGCTTTATAATTAGCGGCAGAGCGAGCAATTGCAGCCGTTGCGGTAATTCCACCAAAAAATGGCGTGATAATATTGCCGATCCCCTGGCCGAGCAATTCACTATTAGCACTGTGTTTTTTACCTGACATACCGTCGAGCACCACAGCACACAATAATGATTCAATAGCACCTAACATAGCAATCGCAAAAGCGGCAGACAGTAAGTCGCTAACCAATTGCCAAGTGAGTATTAATGGCGTTTCACCCAATTGATTACGTAGCCAAGGCCATTGAAAGTCAGGCAGCATGGATGGAATCCCCATACCAATTGAGCCATCCGCTAAGGTGAAGCTAAACGTAGAGTCTATAGTCGCGACATGAAAACCGAATTGATTTAATACTAGCGCGACAATACTGGCGATAATCACAGCGGGAAGATGGGCTGGCACTGGTAGTTTAAGTTTAGGCCATAGAATAAACACCACTAAAGTGCTTAATCCTACCAGTAAGGTTGGCAATGAAAATGTGGGTAACACTTGAGTTAATACAAGCACTTTACCGACAAAATTTTCAGGCATTTCAGTAATACTTAAACCCAAAAAATCTTTAACTTGCAGCACCACAATCACCACCGCAATGCCGCCTGTAAAACCTAAAGTAACAGACTCAGGAATATATTGAATAAAACGCCCTAGCCTAAGTAAGGCCATAGCGATGAGGATCACCCCAGACAAAATACTGGCCAGCAATAAGCCTGACAAACCATATTGCTGCACAATGGGATACAAGATCACCACAAACGCTGCGGTAGGACCTGACACGCTGTAACGTGAGCCACCGGTAAGCGGGATAATAAATCCGCCAATAATAGCGGTATATAATCCGTATTGCGGTGCAACACCGATAGCAATAGCAAGTGCCATTGCTAGTGGTATGGCAATAATGCCAACGGTTAAACCGGCTAGTAAATCTTTATAAAATACATTGGCTTTATAGGGAGCCTCTTTTAGGGACTCTCGAAGTGCATGACCAATACGAAGTGAGAATAAATGTGTGCGGTATTTCATTGCGGCGATCCCATAACCTAGTACGGCGTCAAGATACCCCTCATTATAGGCTGATTACCTTATAGTACAATCAAATTGTATTAACATCTGATGATAATACAATTACCATGATGAGATAATAAAAAGCTTAACCTAAAGTGATAGGTCATGCTAAGTTCTATTGCAGTTTTTCTCTTTGCCAAAGCAAACTTATCTTTAAAATAACTTCATTATTAAAGTAACCTCGTTACTAACATAGCAACTACAATAAAAAAGCCGACATGATGTCGGCTGTTTTTTCTAACAAACTTTAACGAAACGTCTAGGCGTTGCCCTTCACTTTCATGTTTAATTCTTTAGCAAAATCTAACATTCGGGTGAGCGGAATGAGCGCTTTAA
This window contains:
- the gap gene encoding type I glyceraldehyde-3-phosphate dehydrogenase, which codes for MTIRVAINGYGRIGRNVLRALYESEKDYPIEIVALNDLGDASINAHLTKYDTVHGRFNAKVDHDDEAIYVNGDKILTFQERDPSKLPWAELKIDVVFECTGIFTSKESVQSHLNAGAKKVLISAPGKNVDATVVYGVNNEVITADMTVVSNASCTTNCLAPIAKPLNDELGIESGLMTTIHSYTNDQRLSDVYHTDLRRARAAAMSMIPTQTGAAAAVGLVVPELQGKFDGLAVRVPTINVSLVDLTFLASRETTVEEVNAIITRASLKAPMSEVLAINEEPLVSIDFNHNPFSSNFDATQTRVNGRLVKVMSWYDNEWGFSNRMLDNAVALMNAK
- the dauA gene encoding C4-dicarboxylic acid transporter DauA encodes the protein MKYRTHLFSLRIGHALRESLKEAPYKANVFYKDLLAGLTVGIIAIPLAMALAIAIGVAPQYGLYTAIIGGFIIPLTGGSRYSVSGPTAAFVVILYPIVQQYGLSGLLLASILSGVILIAMALLRLGRFIQYIPESVTLGFTGGIAVVIVVLQVKDFLGLSITEMPENFVGKVLVLTQVLPTFSLPTLLVGLSTLVVFILWPKLKLPVPAHLPAVIIASIVALVLNQFGFHVATIDSTFSFTLADGSIGMGIPSMLPDFQWPWLRNQLGETPLILTWQLVSDLLSAAFAIAMLGAIESLLCAVVLDGMSGKKHSANSELLGQGIGNIITPFFGGITATAAIARSAANYKAGAVSPIAAIIHALVVLVSLLSLSTILAYIPMAGMSALLIMVAWNMSEAPKIIHLVKQASTSEVLVLLVCLLLTIFFDMVIAISAGIILASLLFMKQVADMTKVQDISKQHKHVHVELPSRWKVFKINGPLFFAAADSVFAELTHLSVEQEGVVLYFDGVSILDSGGVAALYKFIAQCKQNNTRVLLADFQFQPLKTLAKAGFKPDGVQCVIYSTLVDALNDVVK
- a CDS encoding DUF2989 domain-containing protein, which codes for MKQNLVIITSFSIFMGFLGLLGCENDRNSDVICKNNSEICADLHQDSWCRFEKTNLIRHRLQLKQTETPSGQQLYQQLLHLENYSNCVELAAGVQHILNPQRTQDRVRAYAVSTQTLSELRDYTNDNPDIYLAYYRWIRFNDKPSQDIVIKHYQDGTIDDPEILSQLAAYYVRVSPPDAKRIYRYLFTSVNAEQFNPDWLLGLASIFQQQQNFEYVYLFTKANSLMTDNQVDQKQLNGLINSNTELATVLDTQAQVLISDIQSPNFANSISAQLLEDK
- a CDS encoding glyceraldehyde-3-phosphate dehydrogenase: MSADKHLQSWQERFEMAEAMQPLLGKLYRNQGVEVVVYGKPLLNASTIEIIKSHRLVRRHVGDKLRLRESFPFIQALSKLAVKQCKVDIGKLAVNYWRDHSDASQIEAYMATELSAGINYGDDTPARDVVLYGFGRIGRLLARLLIERTGKSNKLCLRAIVLRGGKKGDLEKRASLLRRDSVHGPFNGSVEVDEENNAIIANGTYIQIIYANSPDQVDYTQYGIQNALIVDNTGIWKDEAGLGLHLKSPGAAKVLLTAPASGAIKNIVHGVNDNDILPEDTIVSAASCTTNAITPVLKALNDKYGIENGHVETIHSYTNDQNLIDNYHSADRRGRSAPLNMVITETGAAKAVAKALPVLEGKLTGNAIRVPTPNVSMAIISVNLNAETNRDELNEYLKDMALLSELQNQIDFTESTEIVSSDLVGSRYAGVIDSQATIAEGKRAILYVWYDNEFGYSCQVVGVMQKMLGLTTLSLPNSQ